The Pseudanabaena galeata CCNP1313 genome includes a region encoding these proteins:
- a CDS encoding tetratricopeptide repeat protein yields the protein MTRIFLARTEEQKRFREVLRSLQPNAGSRWFSENLPTVVKYLPAKKEVVSTSPHIFLLYGEGGMGKTSLGRRFCELAGEEFPNCFDVLRLDWEEAKNEDQSLNVGHESIRPESVLATIYLAVSKGREGIFEKYRQVEKTLKQIEEKVDKELQARQGEGAEYAPILKKGLSWSLGALRKLPHVEMILGAGDGTVDEAIADGAVSALVGLMKKKLSLEERRIFATPHRQLAEALGHGLQAISTQKPLVLLLDTYEIVDRLECDRVLRMVIKAAGRRVVWAIAGRANLADSYRLSQDYFRGYRDEFSENLYVYPMSEFSREQVSEYFAHPEINVPLSDEAAESVKQFSLGIPFVVQQIAAMRQQGIDLATILSAPSADRDDESPREAVVRATSDRFLRYCLDEQDKKAVYAMAMMRRPDNELLKAMLGVTDLEPEMRSLKARHSFVLLEGKGIRLHDKLESFLQDYLRCGLAGQSPMVRELSDRAVAYLEPRLDEWTQEFTDTADYFESDRIANGLLDLVQFKFWQDVEVGWRYAVPLFVESWQYNSDWQKQLLGVIETFQVRFDGDSKKRLKIFTEDLDYYYFDSDSRKILLDELEKLAKRGWIDGDRKNERMVILFLQHGRLLYELEGYSECLHIYLEAEKRLPETALHLRKDLAEEFSGIGYKFLRKDGKLIASTEAQIAYQNSVALNPDDSSSWRELGVSLHQLEQYELAIASYQRAISLDPKNAYPHNDLGNTYSDQGKYELAIASYQQAIELDPNDAYPHNGLGNVYQAQGEYELAIASYQQAIDLDPKFANPHNNLGDVYCYQGKCELAIVSYQQAINLDPNYANPHNNLGNVYNNQGKYELAIASYQQAINLDPKFAYPHNNLGNVYNNQGKYELAIASYQQAINLDTKDAYPHNGLAEVYQAQGEYELAIASYQQAIDLDPKFAYPHNNLGNVYKAQGEYELAIASYQQAINLDPDRGSYSSNLAGVYFLQGQYELALTNIQKAIKINPDYPDYNNALGLIYLFQGKYELAIKALQKGITLNSKKDASQQFILGIVMGIQGNQEEAITIWKQSLELVTSNSPNEIIACSICQILIGEIEQGIKSFQEILATKNLPISELSLDLRITELIAQFPTKIEGIDTVMEMLRQAIAKAQ from the coding sequence ACATGAATCAATTCGTCCTGAATCGGTATTGGCGACGATTTATTTGGCGGTGAGTAAGGGGCGTGAGGGGATTTTTGAGAAATATCGACAGGTGGAGAAAACGCTGAAGCAAATTGAGGAGAAGGTGGATAAGGAACTGCAAGCAAGGCAGGGAGAGGGAGCAGAATATGCGCCGATTTTGAAAAAGGGTTTGAGTTGGTCATTGGGAGCCTTGCGGAAACTGCCTCATGTAGAGATGATTCTGGGGGCGGGAGATGGCACAGTGGATGAGGCGATCGCGGATGGGGCGGTGAGTGCCTTAGTGGGGTTGATGAAAAAGAAGTTGTCCTTGGAGGAACGCAGGATTTTTGCGACACCGCATCGACAATTGGCTGAGGCTTTGGGGCATGGCTTACAGGCAATTTCTACACAGAAGCCCTTAGTGCTTTTGTTGGATACCTATGAGATTGTCGATCGCCTTGAGTGCGATCGCGTGTTGCGAATGGTAATTAAGGCGGCGGGTCGGCGGGTGGTTTGGGCGATCGCGGGTCGGGCAAATCTGGCGGATAGCTATCGGTTATCGCAGGATTATTTTCGCGGCTATCGAGATGAGTTTTCGGAAAATCTCTATGTTTACCCGATGAGTGAGTTTAGTCGGGAGCAGGTGAGTGAATATTTCGCACATCCTGAAATCAATGTGCCTCTGAGTGATGAGGCGGCGGAGTCAGTGAAACAGTTTAGTTTGGGGATTCCCTTTGTGGTGCAGCAAATTGCGGCGATGCGTCAACAGGGGATCGATCTGGCAACGATTCTCAGCGCTCCATCGGCGGATCGTGATGATGAGTCGCCCCGTGAGGCGGTGGTTAGGGCAACGAGCGATCGCTTTTTACGGTATTGCTTGGATGAGCAGGACAAAAAGGCGGTGTATGCGATGGCGATGATGCGTCGTCCTGATAATGAGTTGTTAAAGGCGATGCTGGGGGTGACTGACCTTGAGCCAGAAATGCGATCGCTGAAGGCAAGGCATTCGTTTGTGTTGTTGGAGGGTAAGGGCATTAGGCTCCATGACAAACTAGAGAGCTTTTTGCAAGATTATCTGCGTTGTGGGTTAGCGGGACAGTCACCAATGGTGCGGGAGTTGAGCGATCGGGCTGTGGCTTATTTGGAACCGCGTTTGGATGAATGGACTCAGGAGTTTACGGATACGGCGGATTATTTCGAGTCGGATCGGATTGCGAATGGGTTGTTGGATTTGGTGCAGTTTAAGTTTTGGCAAGATGTGGAGGTTGGCTGGCGCTATGCTGTGCCACTTTTTGTGGAGAGTTGGCAATATAACAGCGATTGGCAAAAGCAACTTTTGGGAGTTATTGAGACTTTTCAGGTGCGGTTCGATGGTGATAGTAAAAAGCGCTTGAAAATCTTTACTGAAGATTTAGATTATTACTATTTCGATTCTGATAGTCGGAAAATTTTGCTGGATGAGTTGGAGAAGTTGGCAAAACGGGGTTGGATTGATGGCGATCGTAAAAATGAACGCATGGTAATTCTCTTTTTACAACATGGGCGATTACTTTATGAACTGGAAGGCTATTCAGAATGTCTTCATATATATCTTGAAGCAGAAAAGCGACTCCCTGAAACTGCACTACATTTACGAAAAGATTTAGCAGAAGAATTTAGTGGAATTGGCTATAAGTTTCTCAGGAAAGACGGTAAACTAATCGCATCGACTGAAGCCCAGATTGCTTATCAAAATTCTGTTGCATTAAATCCTGATGATTCTAGTTCATGGAGAGAGTTAGGAGTTAGTCTTCACCAATTAGAACAGTATGAATTAGCGATCGCATCCTATCAACGAGCGATCAGCCTAGACCCCAAAAATGCTTATCCCCACAACGACTTGGGTAATACCTACTCCGATCAAGGGAAATATGAATTAGCGATCGCATCCTATCAACAGGCAATAGAACTCGACCCAAATGATGCCTATCCCCACAACGGCTTGGGCAATGTCTACCAAGCACAAGGAGAATACGAATTAGCGATCGCATCCTATCAACAGGCGATCGACCTTGATCCAAAATTTGCCAATCCCCACAACAATTTGGGCGATGTCTACTGCTATCAAGGAAAGTGCGAATTAGCGATCGTATCCTATCAACAGGCGATCAACCTCGATCCGAATTATGCCAATCCCCACAACAATTTGGGCAATGTCTACAACAATCAAGGAAAGTACGAATTAGCGATCGCATCCTATCAACAGGCGATCAACCTTGATCCAAAATTTGCCTATCCCCACAACAATTTGGGCAATGTCTACAACAATCAAGGAAAGTACGAATTAGCGATCGCATCCTATCAACAGGCGATCAACCTCGACACAAAAGATGCTTATCCCCACAACGGTTTGGCAGAGGTCTACCAAGCACAAGGAGAATACGAATTAGCGATCGCATCCTATCAACAGGCGATCGACCTCGACCCAAAATTTGCCTATCCCCATAACAATTTGGGAAATGTCTACAAAGCACAAGGAGAATACGAATTAGCGATCGCCTCCTATCAACAAGCGATCAATCTTGACCCTGACAGAGGTTCTTACAGTAGTAATTTAGCTGGAGTCTACTTCTTGCAAGGACAGTATGAATTAGCGCTCACTAACATACAAAAAGCTATCAAAATCAACCCTGACTATCCTGATTACAATAATGCTTTGGGTCTGATCTATCTATTCCAAGGAAAGTATGAATTAGCGATCAAAGCCTTGCAAAAGGGAATCACCCTCAACTCTAAAAAAGATGCTTCCCAGCAATTTATTTTAGGTATTGTAATGGGTATACAAGGCAATCAAGAAGAAGCTATTACTATATGGAAACAAAGTTTAGAACTTGTTACTAGTAATTCTCCAAACGAAATAATTGCTTGTTCAATTTGTCAAATTCTCATTGGTGAAATTGAGCAAGGCATAAAAAGTTTTCAAGAGATTTTAGCAACAAAAAACCTGCCAATTTCGGAACTATCACTTGATCTTAGGATTACAGAACTTATAGCGCAATTTCCTACTAAAATTGAGGGCATTGATACTGTGATGGAGATGCTGCGTCAGGCGATTGCGAAAGCGCAATAA
- a CDS encoding DUF6887 family protein → MKVDYDSMSKAELKQYFLKHRGDRAALQAYLDRLNQRSLRVIASPSDLNFDQKVQVAIREKLESQAKASLELRDKV, encoded by the coding sequence ATGAAAGTTGATTATGATTCTATGTCTAAGGCTGAACTGAAGCAATATTTTCTGAAGCATCGCGGCGATCGCGCTGCTCTTCAGGCTTATTTAGATCGTCTTAATCAGCGTTCTCTCAGGGTTATTGCTAGTCCTAGCGATCTTAATTTCGATCAAAAAGTGCAAGTTGCTATTCGAGAAAAATTGGAATCACAAGCTAAAGCTTCTTTGGAATTGAGGGATAAGGTTTAA
- a CDS encoding DUF6888 family protein — MPTDSQLSSLYRICYQLTYTMLQPIHLICIDERTQNIYILAGYEEELEFQVLPNGEFADES, encoded by the coding sequence ATGCCCACTGATAGCCAGTTAAGTAGCTTGTATCGTATCTGCTATCAGCTAACTTATACAATGCTCCAACCTATACACCTTATTTGTATTGATGAGAGAACCCAAAATATATATATCTTGGCTGGATATGAGGAAGAGCTAGAGTTTCAAGTTTTACCTAATGGAGAGTTTGCAGATGAAAGTTGA
- the acsF gene encoding magnesium-protoporphyrin IX monomethyl ester (oxidative) cyclase — protein sequence MVSIHSRPEPELLREGIKVPVKETLLTPRFYTTDYDKVAKMDVSSQQAELEAVVEELRTDYNRYHYKRDNEFLQSWEHIDGETRAAFIDFLERSCTSEFSGFLLFKELSRQLSDRSPLLAEAFNLMARDEARHAGFLNKAMKDFNLSLDLVNMTKKRSYTFFKPEWVIYTVYLSEKIGYWRYILVHYHLKDHPENQFYPLFKYFESWCQDENRHGDFFKVLLRSQPALWGTWKAKLWARFFLLTVFATHTITVFERADFYKSIGLDAREYNKQVVVNTNHTAISAFPAVLDTSHPDFFPRLEKCADYNFKLMAINDSDRPQFVKTLQKLPLFVAIFWQLLLVYLAKPIDAEAKRGEVH from the coding sequence ATGGTTTCAATTCACTCTAGACCCGAACCCGAACTTCTCCGTGAAGGTATCAAAGTTCCTGTTAAAGAAACCCTCTTAACTCCCAGATTCTATACTACCGACTATGACAAGGTTGCGAAGATGGATGTCTCATCGCAACAGGCAGAACTGGAAGCCGTAGTTGAAGAGCTTCGCACTGATTACAATCGCTATCACTACAAACGGGATAACGAGTTTTTGCAGTCTTGGGAACATATTGATGGGGAGACTCGCGCCGCTTTTATTGATTTTCTAGAGCGTTCCTGTACTTCAGAGTTTTCTGGATTTTTGCTATTTAAAGAACTGTCTCGCCAACTCAGCGATCGCAGTCCTCTGTTAGCCGAAGCCTTCAATCTCATGGCAAGGGATGAAGCGCGTCATGCAGGATTTTTGAATAAGGCGATGAAGGATTTTAATCTGTCGCTGGACTTGGTGAATATGACTAAGAAGCGCAGCTATACTTTCTTTAAACCAGAATGGGTAATTTACACCGTTTACTTGTCCGAGAAAATTGGCTACTGGCGCTATATTCTCGTGCATTATCATTTGAAGGATCATCCCGAAAATCAGTTCTATCCACTTTTCAAATACTTTGAAAGCTGGTGTCAAGATGAGAATCGTCACGGCGATTTCTTTAAGGTTTTGTTGCGATCGCAGCCAGCGCTATGGGGTACATGGAAAGCCAAACTATGGGCGCGGTTCTTCCTGTTGACGGTATTTGCTACGCATACGATTACCGTGTTTGAACGGGCTGATTTCTATAAATCCATCGGTTTAGATGCTCGCGAATATAACAAGCAAGTGGTGGTCAATACTAATCACACTGCAATTAGTGCGTTTCCTGCGGTGCTTGATACTAGTCATCCCGACTTTTTTCCTAGATTGGAGAAATGCGCTGATTACAATTTCAAGCTGATGGCGATTAATGATAGCGATCGCCCTCAGTTTGTGAAGACTTTGCAGAAGTTGCCTTTATTCGTAGCGATTTTCTGGCAGTTGTTACTGGTGTATTTAGCTAAGCCTATTGATGCTGAGGCTAAGCGCGGCGAAGTTCATTAG
- a CDS encoding bacteriohemerythrin, which produces MLSTLTKSIACWQQEYNTGNSQVDGQHQQLFEIVNALHDAVVARQNIYTIQELLEALANHTIEHFQTEEALMMAVNYPDYDRHKHTHDYLLSKVDRLLLKFRDRNTEAVTTELTQFLTEWLTHHIKGEDQKMIQFFQNQ; this is translated from the coding sequence ATGCTTTCTACTTTGACTAAATCGATCGCTTGTTGGCAACAGGAATATAACACTGGTAACTCACAGGTCGATGGACAACATCAACAACTATTTGAGATTGTTAATGCCCTCCATGATGCTGTTGTCGCAAGACAAAATATTTATACAATCCAAGAGCTTCTAGAAGCCCTAGCGAATCACACCATCGAGCATTTTCAAACGGAAGAGGCTTTGATGATGGCGGTAAATTATCCTGATTACGATCGCCACAAACATACGCACGATTACCTCTTGTCCAAGGTAGATCGGCTACTGTTAAAGTTTCGCGATCGTAATACCGAAGCAGTAACAACAGAACTTACTCAATTTCTTACTGAATGGTTGACTCACCATATCAAGGGTGAAGACCAAAAGATGATTCAGTTTTTCCAAAATCAATAG
- a CDS encoding 4Fe-4S single cluster domain-containing protein — protein MTPQLNIMGYLNRSEVNGPGCRAVVWVQGCWRECPDCFNPASWSLAINQLVSVEELSERILSEPANQGVTFSGGEPFLQAPALAALAKQVKASGLNVMSFTGYTLAELRSPSAPEGAEDLLDQLDILIDGPYIAALAIHAPDSPVSSRNQRLHVFNPAFADKIDWASDQTEIHILKDGTRVFTGFRGQMDFDMVS, from the coding sequence ATGACACCACAACTGAATATCATGGGCTATCTAAATCGCTCTGAGGTAAATGGACCTGGTTGTCGTGCTGTGGTCTGGGTACAGGGTTGCTGGCGTGAATGCCCTGACTGCTTTAATCCAGCATCTTGGTCGTTAGCCATTAATCAACTCGTGTCAGTAGAGGAACTCTCCGAACGCATTCTCAGCGAACCCGCCAATCAAGGAGTCACCTTTTCTGGAGGTGAGCCATTTTTGCAGGCTCCTGCCTTAGCCGCCCTAGCCAAGCAGGTCAAAGCCTCAGGACTGAATGTGATGTCGTTTACGGGATACACATTAGCGGAACTGCGATCGCCTAGCGCCCCAGAGGGAGCCGAGGATCTTCTCGACCAACTGGATATTTTGATTGATGGTCCCTATATTGCGGCTCTTGCCATTCACGCTCCCGATTCTCCTGTTTCGTCGCGCAATCAGCGTTTGCATGTCTTTAATCCCGCTTTTGCCGACAAAATTGATTGGGCAAGCGATCAAACCGAAATTCATATTCTTAAGGATGGTACTCGTGTTTTTACTGGATTTCGCGGACAAATGGACTTCGATATGGTTTCTTAA
- the hemN gene encoding oxygen-independent coproporphyrinogen III oxidase — translation MHTATQTVKFDINLLHKYDQPVPRYTSYPPATELNESFQKIDFRGAIAAGNLQKTPLSLYAHIPFCDAPCYFCGCNTVISSRKEIAEPYLGYLIRHIEQVATTVDRDRLVHQMHWGGGTPNYFSFDQVERLWQSLHKHFTFAEDAEISLEVNPRSLTKEYLQGLRNLGFNRISFGIQDFNPKVQEAVNRIQPEEMLFQGMEWMREVGFEGVNVDLIYGLPYQTLDTFRETLTKTIALNPDRIAVFNFAYVPWLKPLQKKKIDPATLPSPEEKLQIMQMTIETLTKHGYVFIGMDHFAKPNDELAIAQREGNLHRNFQGYTTKPESDLLGFGMTSISMLQNVYTQNHKGLQDFYKAIDAGELPIERGVTLNADDILRRSVIMELMCQFELSQQEIEAKYHLTCDRDFGKYFAPERLQLRQLQSDGLIELERDRIEVTPAGRLLIRNIASVFDAYLKKNDLDKFSRSV, via the coding sequence ATGCATACAGCAACACAGACAGTTAAATTTGATATTAATCTTTTACATAAATATGATCAGCCCGTACCCAGATATACCAGCTATCCACCTGCAACTGAATTAAACGAAAGCTTTCAGAAAATTGATTTTCGGGGAGCGATCGCGGCTGGAAATTTGCAGAAAACACCTCTATCTCTCTATGCCCATATTCCCTTCTGTGATGCACCCTGTTATTTTTGCGGATGCAATACGGTAATTAGCTCTCGCAAGGAAATTGCCGAACCTTATTTAGGTTATTTGATTCGTCATATTGAACAAGTGGCAACCACAGTTGATCGCGATCGCCTAGTTCACCAAATGCACTGGGGCGGCGGCACTCCTAATTATTTCTCCTTTGATCAGGTGGAGAGATTATGGCAAAGTTTGCATAAGCATTTCACTTTTGCCGAAGATGCCGAAATTTCCCTTGAAGTGAATCCGCGATCGCTGACTAAGGAATATTTGCAAGGTTTAAGAAACCTTGGATTTAATCGCATTAGTTTTGGCATTCAGGATTTTAATCCTAAGGTTCAAGAAGCAGTTAATCGCATTCAACCTGAAGAAATGCTGTTTCAGGGAATGGAATGGATGCGGGAAGTGGGCTTTGAAGGCGTAAACGTTGACCTCATCTATGGATTGCCCTATCAAACCCTAGACACATTTCGCGAAACCCTCACCAAAACGATCGCCCTTAATCCCGATCGCATTGCTGTATTTAACTTCGCCTATGTTCCTTGGCTGAAGCCATTACAGAAGAAGAAAATTGATCCTGCAACTTTGCCTTCACCAGAAGAGAAGTTACAAATCATGCAGATGACCATTGAAACTCTAACCAAGCATGGTTATGTGTTTATCGGCATGGATCACTTCGCGAAGCCTAATGATGAACTGGCGATCGCTCAGCGTGAAGGTAATTTACATCGTAATTTCCAAGGATATACCACCAAGCCTGAATCTGATCTCTTAGGCTTTGGCATGACCTCGATCAGTATGTTGCAAAACGTCTATACCCAAAACCATAAGGGTTTACAGGACTTTTATAAGGCGATCGATGCGGGCGAATTGCCGATTGAGCGTGGTGTTACTCTCAATGCCGATGACATTTTGCGTCGTTCCGTAATTATGGAACTGATGTGTCAATTTGAACTCTCGCAGCAAGAGATTGAAGCTAAATATCACTTAACCTGCGATCGCGATTTTGGTAAATATTTTGCACCAGAACGCTTGCAATTGCGACAACTACAGTCAGATGGCTTGATTGAACTAGAACGCGATCGCATTGAGGTCACGCCTGCGGGACGCTTGCTGATCCGCAATATTGCCTCAGTGTTTGATGCCTATCTGAAAAAGAACGATCTTGACAAATTCTCAAGGTCAGTCTAG
- a CDS encoding biliverdin-producing heme oxygenase, whose amino-acid sequence MTSHLATRLREGTQKSHTAAENTAFMKCFLKGIVEIVPFRKLLANLYLVYSTLEAELKRHADHPIVGKMYFPEIDRQSNLEQDLAFYFGDDWRSQIVPLKAGQVYVDRLIDLSNTDPACLIAHSYTRYMGDLSGGQALKHIIRSALDLPSDRGTTFYEFEQLPTIEAKKEFKEKYRHALDSLVVDEATILRIVEEANYAFTLNRNVVDELEADVRAVLDPHVFDLLTKQDRAGSTERHHSHAA is encoded by the coding sequence ATGACTAGTCACTTAGCTACCCGTCTACGCGAAGGTACACAAAAATCTCATACTGCTGCCGAGAATACTGCATTTATGAAATGCTTTCTCAAGGGTATTGTGGAAATTGTACCGTTTAGAAAATTATTGGCTAACCTCTATCTTGTTTACAGTACCCTCGAAGCAGAACTAAAGCGCCATGCTGATCATCCAATTGTCGGGAAAATGTATTTCCCCGAAATTGATCGCCAGTCAAATTTAGAACAGGATTTAGCTTTTTATTTTGGTGATGATTGGCGATCGCAAATCGTCCCTCTCAAAGCAGGACAAGTTTATGTTGATCGCTTAATCGATCTTTCCAATACTGATCCCGCCTGTTTAATAGCCCATTCCTACACGCGCTATATGGGCGATCTATCAGGTGGGCAAGCCTTGAAACATATTATTCGTTCAGCGTTAGATTTGCCAAGCGATCGCGGCACGACTTTCTATGAATTTGAGCAATTGCCAACCATTGAGGCGAAAAAGGAATTTAAAGAGAAGTATCGCCATGCTTTAGATTCTCTGGTTGTGGATGAAGCCACAATTTTGAGAATTGTGGAAGAAGCAAATTATGCTTTTACACTCAATCGGAATGTGGTGGATGAGTTAGAAGCTGATGTTAGAGCCGTACTCGATCCCCATGTCTTTGACCTGCTCACCAAGCAGGATCGGGCTGGTAGTACTGAGCGTCACCATAGCCACGCAGCATAA
- the purL gene encoding phosphoribosylformylglycinamidine synthase subunit PurL codes for MTANIITKFSPDEIKSEGLTLDEYQMICDRLGREPNKAELGMFGVMWSEHCCYKNSRPLLKQFPTTGDRILVGPGENAGVVKITDDIAISFKIESHNRPSAVEPYQGAATGVGGILRDIFTMGARPVAILNSLRFGELSDPWVRSRVNGIVNGIAGYGNCIGVPTVGGEVYFDKAYNRNPLVNAMAIGIMETKEIVKSGASGTGNPVIYVGSTTGRDGMKGASFASTEISDKSEQSRSAVQVGDPFLEKSLVEACLEAFKTGAVVAAQDMGAAGLTCSTSEMAAKGGVGVVLDLDKIPARETGMTPYEYLLSESQERMLFVAHKGREQELIDIFERWGLHAVVAGEVLAEPIVRILWHGEVAAEIPATALADNTPIYHRQLADTPVYAKKAWDWDEKAAIATFKSISPNDALLQLLDTPAIASKSWVYRQYDHQVQNNTVIFPGGADAAVIRLRGQGFGVGELGTAQAQIDSLVGVAATVDCNARYVYLDPYEGAKLAVAEAARNLSCVGSEPLSVTDNLNFGSPENAIGYWQLHEACRGIADACRELSTPVTGGNVSLYNETIDSEGNAQPIYPTPVIGMVGLVEDVTKVCGQGWQSVGDAIYLLGSDRSSLAGSEYLASVIGEVTGRPQPVDFDLERKVQFACRQGITQGLVQSAHDCAEGGLAVAISESSISGKLTAQIQLANPEGHHLTQVLFGEGASRIVVSVKDGDRYAWEIYLTNQLGHNWQYIGTVSNADKNLEIMVGQEQAIAVSLTQITKNFNEAIPKRMGHR; via the coding sequence ATGACCGCAAATATCATTACCAAATTTTCTCCCGATGAAATTAAGTCTGAAGGCTTGACCCTAGATGAATATCAAATGATTTGCGATCGCCTTGGTCGTGAACCTAACAAAGCCGAATTGGGGATGTTTGGTGTGATGTGGTCTGAGCATTGCTGCTACAAAAATTCGCGTCCGTTACTTAAGCAATTTCCCACCACAGGCGATCGCATTCTCGTTGGACCGGGAGAAAATGCAGGCGTAGTCAAAATTACCGATGATATTGCCATTAGTTTTAAAATCGAAAGCCATAACCGTCCTTCGGCAGTGGAGCCATATCAGGGCGCGGCGACAGGTGTAGGCGGCATTTTACGCGATATTTTTACGATGGGAGCGCGTCCCGTCGCTATTTTGAATTCACTGCGATTTGGTGAACTCTCTGATCCTTGGGTGCGTAGTCGTGTCAATGGCATTGTCAATGGCATTGCTGGTTACGGCAACTGTATCGGCGTTCCTACCGTTGGCGGTGAGGTCTATTTTGATAAAGCCTATAACCGTAATCCCCTCGTCAACGCAATGGCGATCGGCATTATGGAAACCAAGGAAATCGTTAAGTCTGGAGCTTCAGGTACTGGTAATCCTGTGATTTATGTTGGCTCTACCACAGGACGAGATGGGATGAAGGGAGCGAGTTTTGCTAGTACTGAAATTTCGGACAAGTCGGAGCAGAGCCGTTCGGCGGTACAGGTCGGCGATCCCTTTTTAGAAAAATCCCTAGTCGAAGCTTGTTTGGAAGCATTCAAAACAGGTGCAGTTGTCGCAGCTCAAGATATGGGTGCGGCGGGTTTGACCTGCTCCACTTCTGAAATGGCAGCTAAAGGTGGTGTGGGTGTAGTTCTCGATCTAGATAAAATTCCTGCCAGAGAAACAGGAATGACTCCCTATGAATATCTGTTGTCAGAATCACAGGAACGGATGCTCTTTGTGGCGCATAAGGGAAGAGAACAGGAACTTATTGATATTTTTGAGCGTTGGGGACTTCATGCGGTTGTTGCTGGAGAAGTTTTAGCGGAACCGATTGTGCGAATTCTTTGGCATGGGGAAGTTGCTGCGGAAATTCCCGCTACAGCACTCGCTGACAATACTCCCATCTATCATCGTCAGCTTGCTGATACTCCCGTCTATGCTAAGAAAGCTTGGGATTGGGATGAGAAAGCGGCGATCGCTACTTTTAAATCCATTTCTCCCAATGATGCTCTTTTGCAATTACTCGATACTCCTGCGATCGCCTCTAAATCATGGGTCTATCGTCAATACGATCACCAAGTTCAAAATAATACGGTGATCTTTCCTGGGGGAGCCGATGCCGCAGTGATTCGTTTACGCGGTCAAGGCTTTGGAGTTGGCGAATTGGGAACAGCCCAAGCTCAAATTGATTCTCTTGTCGGTGTTGCTGCTACGGTTGATTGTAACGCTCGTTATGTTTATCTTGACCCCTATGAAGGTGCAAAACTAGCAGTTGCCGAAGCTGCGCGTAATCTCTCCTGCGTTGGCTCTGAACCGCTATCTGTCACCGACAATTTGAACTTTGGCAGTCCTGAAAATGCGATCGGTTATTGGCAACTTCACGAAGCTTGTCGCGGAATTGCTGATGCTTGTCGCGAGTTGTCAACGCCTGTGACTGGCGGCAATGTCTCACTCTACAACGAAACCATTGATTCCGAAGGTAACGCCCAACCGATCTATCCTACGCCTGTAATTGGTATGGTGGGCTTAGTTGAGGATGTCACTAAGGTTTGCGGTCAGGGCTGGCAATCCGTGGGTGATGCGATTTATCTACTCGGTAGCGATCGCAGTAGTTTGGCTGGTTCAGAGTATCTTGCTTCGGTTATTGGAGAAGTAACAGGTCGTCCCCAACCTGTTGATTTTGACCTAGAACGTAAAGTGCAATTCGCTTGTCGTCAGGGCATTACCCAAGGATTAGTCCAGTCAGCCCATGATTGCGCTGAAGGTGGGCTAGCCGTGGCGATCTCCGAATCAAGTATCTCTGGCAAACTCACCGCGCAAATTCAACTCGCCAATCCTGAAGGTCACCATCTCACTCAAGTTCTCTTTGGTGAAGGTGCGAGTCGAATTGTCGTTTCTGTTAAAGATGGCGATCGCTATGCATGGGAAATCTATCTCACCAATCAGTTAGGTCATAATTGGCAATATATCGGCACTGTTAGTAATGCAGACAAGAATTTAGAGATTATGGTGGGGCAAGAGCAGGCGATCGCTGTATCCCTAACGCAAATTACCAAAAACTTTAATGAGGCAATTCCTAAACGCATGGGACATAGGTAG